A stretch of the Lactuca sativa cultivar Salinas chromosome 9, Lsat_Salinas_v11, whole genome shotgun sequence genome encodes the following:
- the LOC111899043 gene encoding uncharacterized protein LOC111899043, with the protein MNLGRGHRASSNPKIRQIKGRPAIGLNPDSVLIFRLPNSRVLGIISRSLFLALFILVLPSIGSLVRDASEEDSHDFLPMVFKDLVVEGLYKDGHKGLLLSSGIGDLFDSLWFLKDYGIDLVTDSDADRQMVIPNEVFDFVFASSFENMKFINRVVKVDGIVVMPLGNYYDRSYEFLKQSNYKIAYLRQFDSITVVAMRKIDCEGEENVFGG; encoded by the coding sequence ATGAATTTGGGTCGTGGGCATCGTGCGAGTAGCAATCCCAAGATCAGACAGATAAAGGGTCGTCCAGCAATTGGGTTGAATCCTGATTCTGTTTTGATATTCAGACTACCCAATTCGCGAGTTTTGGGTATAATCTCGAGGTCATTGTTTTTGGCTTTATTCATTCTCGTATTGCCTTCAATTGGGTCGCTTGTAAGAGATGCGTCTGAGGAAGATTCTCATGATTTTCTACCCATGGTGTTCAAAGATCTAGTGGTTGAAGGTCTTTACAAAGATGGACACAAGGGTCTCCTTCTGAGCTCTGGAATTGGTGATCTATTTGACAGTTTATGGTTCTTGAAAGACTATGGAATTGATCTTGTTACTGATTCGGATGCGGATCGACAAATGGTGATCCCTAATGAGGTGTTTGATTTTGTATTTGCTTCGAGTTTTGAGAACATGAAGTTCATCAATAGGGTTGTGAAGGTTGATGGAATTGTAGTTATGCCACTAGGGAACTATTATGATCGATCTTATGAGTTCTTGAAACAATCGAATTATAAGATTGCGTATCTTAGACAGTTTGATTCGATTACTGTGGTAGCAATGAGGAAGATAGATTGTGAAGGGGAAGAGAATGTGTTTGGTGGATGA